In a genomic window of Microbacterium amylolyticum:
- a CDS encoding GMC family oxidoreductase: protein METTHTFDYVIVGGGSAGAAVAARLSEDPQVTVGLIEAGPTDADKDVILTLNRWMELLESGYDWDYPIEKQEHGNSFMRHARAKVLGGCSSHNSCIAFWAPREDLDEWENTFGATGWGSEHTFPLFTKLETNEDDGPLHGKNGPVHLMNVPPNDPAGVALLNAAEQAGIPRVTFNTGETVINGANFFQVNRLPDGTRSSSSVSYLHPILDRPNLTILTDTWVRELDFDGDDCVGVRVVTGAFGRTTRISARQEVIVSAGAINTPQLLMLSGIGPKKHLLEHGIDVRVDSPGVGENLADHPEGVIAWEAKQPMAEESTQWWEIGIFTPTQAGLDRPDLMMHFGTVPFDMHTLRQGYPTSENTFCLTPNVTHAKSRGTVRLRSRDYRDKPLVDPRYFTDAEGHDMRVMIAGIRKAREIVAQDAMSAWAGRELFPGSDVQTDEELEDYIVRTHNTVYHPVGTCKMGQDDGSPLDPQLRVKGVNRLRVVDASAMPEITTVNPNITVMMMGEKCAELIQSGQ, encoded by the coding sequence GTGGAAACAACGCACACATTCGACTACGTCATCGTCGGCGGCGGGTCGGCGGGCGCCGCCGTTGCGGCCCGGCTCTCCGAAGATCCGCAGGTCACGGTTGGCCTCATCGAAGCTGGTCCGACTGACGCCGACAAGGACGTCATTCTGACGCTAAATCGCTGGATGGAGCTGCTCGAATCCGGCTACGACTGGGACTATCCCATCGAAAAGCAGGAGCACGGCAACTCCTTCATGCGACATGCCCGCGCGAAAGTGCTCGGGGGGTGCTCTTCACACAACTCGTGCATCGCCTTCTGGGCGCCCCGCGAGGATCTCGATGAGTGGGAAAACACGTTCGGTGCGACGGGCTGGGGCTCCGAACACACGTTCCCTCTGTTCACCAAGCTCGAAACCAACGAGGATGACGGCCCGCTCCACGGCAAGAACGGCCCTGTTCACCTCATGAACGTCCCGCCCAACGATCCCGCTGGCGTCGCGCTCCTGAATGCGGCCGAGCAGGCAGGTATCCCCCGCGTCACATTCAACACGGGTGAGACCGTGATCAACGGCGCAAACTTCTTCCAGGTGAACCGCCTTCCGGACGGCACGCGCTCGTCGTCGTCGGTGTCGTATCTGCACCCCATCCTCGATCGCCCTAATCTGACGATTCTGACCGACACGTGGGTGCGCGAACTCGATTTCGACGGCGATGACTGCGTAGGAGTGCGCGTTGTCACGGGTGCCTTCGGCCGCACGACCCGCATCTCTGCCAGGCAAGAGGTCATCGTCTCGGCCGGAGCGATCAACACCCCTCAGCTGCTCATGCTTTCAGGAATTGGGCCGAAGAAACACCTCCTCGAACACGGCATCGATGTGCGTGTGGACTCCCCCGGCGTCGGCGAGAACCTTGCCGATCATCCCGAGGGCGTTATCGCATGGGAGGCGAAGCAGCCGATGGCGGAGGAGTCAACACAGTGGTGGGAGATCGGCATCTTCACGCCGACGCAGGCGGGCCTCGACCGGCCCGACCTGATGATGCACTTCGGAACCGTCCCGTTCGACATGCATACGCTTCGCCAGGGCTACCCCACCTCAGAAAACACGTTCTGCCTCACGCCGAACGTGACACACGCGAAGTCCCGAGGGACGGTGCGTCTGCGCAGTCGCGACTATCGTGACAAGCCCCTCGTCGACCCGCGCTACTTCACGGATGCGGAAGGCCATGACATGCGCGTCATGATCGCCGGTATCCGCAAGGCGCGCGAGATCGTCGCGCAGGACGCCATGTCCGCATGGGCGGGCCGCGAGCTGTTCCCCGGTTCCGATGTCCAGACGGACGAAGAGCTCGAGGATTACATCGTTCGTACGCACAACACCGTGTACCACCCGGTCGGCACCTGCAAAATGGGTCAGGATGACGGCTCGCCTCTGGACCCGCAGCTGCGGGTGAAGGGCGTGAACCGCCTGCGCGTCGTTGATGCCTCCGCCATGCCAGAAATCACCACGGTCAACCCCAACATCACCGTGATGATGATGGGCGAAAAGTGCGCTGAGCTCATTCAGAGCGGCCAGTAA
- a CDS encoding UPF0182 family protein, producing the protein MTTNSTQKPATSPSPIRRVVVVTVVVIAALLVAFFGLASLYTDFLWFDQLGFASVLTTQWVARGVMFAIGFVGMAVPVWLAIFLAYRLRPVYARLSSQLDRYQEVVEPLRRLGMWAVPVLFGFFAGFAASAQWQTTWLWMNAVNSGQTDPQFGLDTSFYMFELPFWQGIVGFASAVVILSLLVTGLVSYLYGSLRVGQGELSISKPARIQIAILAGVYLLLRGVSIWLDRFASLVAPTGRITGPDYVVDNALIPGQTILAVVAALVAILFLVTAFVGRWRYPLVATGLLIATSLVVTMALPWGIQTFQVTPNERALQLSYFQHNVDATRAAYALDQIETIEYTAETEAEAGQLRDDAATTASLRLMDPAIISPTVRQLQQYRPYYGFSETLNVDRYEIDGEIQDTVVAVRELNLNELGASAQSWVNTTMTYTHGYGLVAAKGNERTNEGEPVFIEGDIPSQGFLTDREYEPRIYFGENSPPYSIVGGPEGGDDVELAYATGSGEQNQVLTTFDGDGGPSIGSYFHRLLYALKFQSEQIIFSDQINSESQVLYDRNPRERVQKVAPYLTLDNNPYPSVVDGRVVWIVDGYTTSATYPYSSQVSLSEAISDSANPQPNLLIDDVNYIRNSVKATVDAYDGSVTLYAWDEEDPVLQTWQNVFPTTIEPISEMSGDLMSHVRYPTDLFKVQRAMLGVYHVDSANAFYQRDNAWETPADPSNQTMLQPPYYLTMQMPGQDEPTFSMFSTFIPEGGERQVLMGYLGVDSDAGNESGEVREGYGTLRMLQISSASTVPAPGQVQNAFNSDSAIAQDLNVLRIGDSEVSMGNLLTLPVGGGLLYMQPVYVQSSSGTSYPLLRKVLVSFGDQLAFEDTLADALDALFDGDSGAETGDDDIDPVAIEDIIADGGQPGTDPDAGSVDTGDSDDTTAPAPAPDAGSVADLLAQAQTEMDNKANALSEGDMVAYAQADARLMDIVEALLALED; encoded by the coding sequence GTGACCACGAACTCAACGCAGAAACCGGCCACATCGCCATCCCCCATTAGACGCGTCGTCGTTGTGACGGTCGTCGTTATCGCCGCATTGCTTGTGGCGTTCTTCGGGCTGGCGAGCCTCTATACCGACTTCCTCTGGTTCGATCAGCTGGGCTTTGCCTCCGTGCTGACAACACAGTGGGTCGCAAGGGGCGTGATGTTCGCGATCGGATTCGTGGGAATGGCCGTGCCTGTGTGGCTCGCCATCTTCCTCGCATACCGTCTGCGGCCCGTCTACGCGCGACTGAGCTCGCAGCTTGATCGCTACCAAGAAGTCGTCGAGCCTCTTCGCCGCCTCGGCATGTGGGCCGTTCCCGTGCTGTTCGGTTTCTTTGCGGGCTTTGCGGCGTCCGCGCAGTGGCAGACGACGTGGCTCTGGATGAACGCGGTGAACTCCGGTCAGACGGACCCGCAGTTCGGCCTCGACACCTCGTTCTACATGTTCGAGCTGCCGTTCTGGCAGGGCATCGTCGGCTTCGCTTCCGCCGTTGTCATCCTGTCGCTCCTCGTTACGGGCCTTGTCAGCTATCTCTACGGCTCGTTGCGCGTCGGCCAGGGAGAGCTCAGCATCTCCAAGCCCGCCCGCATCCAGATCGCGATTCTCGCCGGCGTGTACCTGCTGCTGCGGGGCGTGAGCATCTGGCTTGACCGTTTCGCGTCGCTCGTGGCGCCCACCGGACGCATCACCGGTCCCGACTACGTCGTGGACAACGCCCTGATTCCCGGTCAGACGATTCTCGCGGTTGTTGCCGCCCTCGTCGCGATCCTCTTCCTCGTTACCGCCTTCGTCGGTCGCTGGCGTTACCCCCTTGTCGCAACTGGTCTGCTGATCGCTACCTCGCTCGTTGTCACGATGGCGCTGCCGTGGGGTATCCAGACGTTCCAGGTCACGCCGAACGAGCGCGCCCTGCAGCTGTCGTACTTCCAGCACAACGTTGATGCGACGCGTGCGGCCTACGCGCTCGACCAGATCGAAACGATCGAGTACACGGCTGAGACCGAGGCGGAAGCTGGGCAGCTGCGCGATGACGCAGCCACAACGGCCTCGCTTCGCCTGATGGACCCGGCGATTATCAGCCCGACGGTGCGTCAGCTGCAGCAGTACCGCCCGTACTACGGCTTTAGCGAGACGCTTAACGTCGACCGTTACGAGATCGACGGTGAAATTCAGGACACGGTCGTCGCCGTGCGTGAGCTGAACCTCAACGAGCTCGGCGCCAGCGCGCAGTCCTGGGTCAACACGACCATGACCTACACCCACGGCTACGGCCTAGTTGCCGCTAAGGGTAACGAGCGCACGAACGAGGGTGAGCCCGTCTTCATCGAGGGTGACATTCCCTCGCAGGGCTTCCTCACCGACCGTGAGTACGAGCCGCGCATTTACTTCGGCGAGAACTCGCCCCCGTACTCGATCGTCGGTGGCCCCGAGGGCGGCGACGATGTTGAGCTGGCGTACGCCACGGGATCGGGCGAGCAGAACCAGGTGCTCACAACGTTCGATGGCGACGGCGGGCCGAGCATCGGCTCGTACTTCCACCGCCTTCTGTATGCGCTGAAGTTCCAGTCGGAGCAGATCATCTTCTCCGACCAGATCAATAGCGAGTCGCAGGTTCTTTACGATCGCAACCCGCGTGAGCGTGTCCAGAAGGTCGCTCCGTACCTCACCCTCGACAACAACCCGTACCCGAGCGTCGTCGACGGTCGCGTTGTATGGATCGTCGATGGATACACGACGAGCGCAACCTATCCGTACTCCTCTCAGGTCAGCCTGTCCGAGGCGATCAGCGATTCGGCCAACCCGCAGCCCAACCTGCTGATTGACGACGTCAACTACATCCGCAACTCGGTGAAGGCAACGGTCGACGCCTATGACGGCAGCGTCACGCTGTACGCCTGGGATGAAGAAGACCCCGTTCTGCAGACGTGGCAGAACGTGTTCCCCACGACGATCGAACCGATCTCCGAGATGTCCGGCGATCTGATGAGCCACGTCCGTTACCCCACGGACCTGTTCAAGGTGCAGCGCGCCATGCTCGGCGTCTACCACGTCGACTCGGCCAATGCGTTCTATCAGCGTGACAACGCGTGGGAGACGCCGGCAGACCCGTCCAATCAGACGATGCTGCAGCCGCCGTACTACCTGACGATGCAGATGCCCGGCCAGGACGAGCCGACGTTCTCAATGTTCTCGACCTTCATTCCTGAGGGTGGCGAGCGCCAGGTGCTGATGGGTTACCTGGGGGTTGATTCGGATGCCGGTAACGAGTCCGGTGAGGTGCGCGAGGGCTACGGAACGCTGCGAATGTTGCAGATTTCTTCGGCAAGCACGGTCCCGGCGCCCGGGCAGGTTCAGAACGCCTTCAACTCTGACTCGGCGATTGCGCAGGACCTCAACGTTCTCCGCATCGGAGACTCGGAGGTGAGCATGGGCAACCTGCTGACGCTTCCTGTCGGCGGCGGTCTGCTCTACATGCAGCCCGTTTACGTTCAGTCGTCCAGCGGAACGTCCTACCCGCTCCTGCGAAAGGTGCTGGTGTCCTTCGGTGACCAGCTGGCCTTCGAAGACACACTGGCGGATGCGCTCGACGCGCTGTTCGACGGTGATTCCGGCGCGGAGACGGGTGATGACGACATCGACCCCGTCGCCATCGAGGACATCATCGCTGACGGCGGCCAGCCCGGAACCGATCCGGATGCTGGTTCGGTCGACACGGGTGACTCCGACGACACAACAGCGCCGGCGCCGGCTCCCGACGCAGGTTCGGTTGCTGACCTCCTTGCCCAGGCGCAGACGGAGATGGACAACAAGGCGAACGCTCTTAGCGAGGGCGACATGGTGGCCTACGCTCAGGCTGACGCACGCCTGATGGACATCGTCGAGGCGCTGCTGGCGCTCGAAGATTGA
- a CDS encoding aldehyde dehydrogenase family protein, which yields MPNTLFINGEWVSAQEGHTRDIICPADGAFVATVDEATEVDTIAAIKAARAAFDNGHWAGTPAAERGDLLLRTATRLRERKAEFARAESLDTGKRIVESDIDMDDIAACFDYFGKLAANDAGRIVDAGSSNVVSRIVYEPVGVCTLITPWNYPLLQAAWKIAPCLAAGNTFVLKPAELTPHTAILMMQVLQEVGLPDGVANLILGAGTSAGGPLSTHDDVDMVSFTGGLLTGRIIGQNAAKTVKKVALELGGKNPNVIFADADFDAAVDNALNAAFVHSGQVCSAGARLIVEDSIAERFVDALVTRARAIRLGGPFDEHAETGPLISAAHRDKVTEYVRRGVAEGARIRCGGEWGTGELESGFYYMPTVLDQVTRGMSVVTDEAFGPVVTVETFHSEDEAVDIANDTIYGLAGAVWTQDAGRCQRIAGRLRHGTIWINDFHPYLPQAEWGGFGQSGFGRELGPTGLAEYQEAKHIYHNLTPAVTGWFPEHNA from the coding sequence ATGCCGAATACCCTGTTCATCAACGGAGAGTGGGTCTCCGCCCAGGAGGGCCACACCCGAGACATCATCTGCCCCGCAGACGGTGCCTTCGTCGCCACGGTCGACGAAGCAACGGAAGTGGACACCATCGCAGCGATCAAGGCGGCCCGCGCCGCCTTCGACAACGGCCATTGGGCCGGCACCCCCGCTGCTGAACGCGGTGATCTGCTTCTGCGCACCGCGACTCGGCTCCGGGAACGAAAGGCCGAGTTCGCTCGCGCCGAGTCGCTCGACACGGGCAAACGAATCGTCGAATCCGATATCGACATGGACGATATCGCCGCGTGTTTCGATTACTTCGGCAAGCTCGCAGCGAATGATGCCGGTCGCATCGTCGATGCCGGATCCTCCAACGTTGTCAGCCGCATTGTGTACGAACCCGTCGGCGTGTGCACGCTGATCACCCCCTGGAATTACCCCCTGCTGCAGGCAGCGTGGAAGATCGCACCCTGCCTCGCGGCGGGCAACACCTTTGTTCTGAAACCAGCCGAACTGACCCCCCACACCGCGATTCTCATGATGCAGGTTCTGCAGGAGGTGGGGTTGCCGGACGGCGTCGCAAACCTCATCCTCGGCGCCGGAACAAGCGCCGGCGGACCGCTGTCAACCCACGATGACGTCGACATGGTCTCGTTCACGGGTGGCCTGCTCACGGGGCGCATCATCGGACAGAATGCCGCAAAAACGGTGAAGAAGGTCGCGCTCGAACTCGGCGGCAAGAATCCCAACGTCATCTTCGCTGATGCCGACTTCGATGCTGCCGTCGACAACGCCCTCAATGCCGCGTTCGTCCACTCCGGGCAGGTCTGCTCAGCAGGCGCGCGACTGATCGTCGAAGATTCGATCGCCGAGCGCTTCGTTGATGCGCTGGTCACACGCGCCAGGGCAATTCGACTCGGGGGCCCGTTCGACGAGCACGCAGAAACCGGCCCGCTCATTTCGGCTGCCCACCGCGACAAGGTCACCGAATACGTCCGCCGCGGCGTTGCCGAAGGCGCCCGCATTCGTTGCGGAGGTGAGTGGGGAACGGGTGAACTCGAAAGCGGCTTCTATTACATGCCGACGGTTCTCGACCAGGTCACGCGGGGAATGTCGGTTGTGACGGACGAGGCGTTCGGCCCCGTTGTCACCGTCGAGACCTTCCACTCTGAGGACGAAGCTGTCGACATCGCCAACGACACGATCTACGGCCTGGCCGGCGCCGTGTGGACACAAGACGCAGGACGATGCCAGCGCATCGCCGGTCGTCTGCGTCACGGCACCATCTGGATCAACGATTTCCATCCCTACCTTCCCCAGGCGGAATGGGGCGGATTCGGGCAGTCAGGGTTCGGGCGTGAGCTCGGCCCGACGGGCCTTGCTGAGTACCAGGAAGCCAAGCACATTTATCACAACCTAACCCCCGCGGTAACCGGCTGGTTCCCCGAGCACAACGCGTGA
- a CDS encoding YlbL family protein, with protein MTLFEQTAERGPARRPLPRRLVVGAVSLMVALAMLVVMTYLPTGYVLQRPGPVYNTIGEVPTGERTADGDVETLPLIEVDGAETYETTGVLDLTTVQVVGNRENSISWIELAIAWFDRSRAIVPIEAVFPSGVTTEQREEQNAAMMIDSQGQAAAAALIELGYDVGTDIRVISLADESPAAGLINEGDRILTAGGQSLADVTELREIINSGDGDPVELTIERDGEQRTETVTPTQSTIDGVPSWVIGVSISTTYDLPIDVTIQLDNVGGPSAGMMFALGIIDVLTEEDLTGGHTIAGTGTIDAAGTIGPIGGIRQKLYGARDAGAEVFLAPAANCSEVMGHIPPGLEVASVETLDDALTAVRAVAAGETEDLRTC; from the coding sequence GTGACGCTTTTCGAGCAGACAGCTGAGCGGGGACCCGCCCGGAGGCCGTTGCCGCGCCGCCTTGTCGTCGGTGCCGTGTCCCTGATGGTCGCTCTTGCGATGCTCGTCGTCATGACGTACCTGCCAACGGGCTACGTCCTGCAGCGGCCGGGGCCCGTCTACAACACCATTGGCGAGGTGCCAACGGGGGAGAGGACCGCGGACGGCGATGTCGAAACGCTGCCGCTGATCGAGGTGGACGGCGCCGAGACATACGAAACAACGGGTGTCCTCGACCTGACAACAGTGCAGGTGGTGGGGAACAGGGAAAATTCGATTTCCTGGATCGAACTGGCGATCGCCTGGTTCGACCGATCCCGCGCGATCGTCCCGATCGAGGCGGTCTTCCCCTCCGGGGTCACGACCGAACAGCGCGAAGAGCAAAACGCGGCGATGATGATCGACTCTCAGGGCCAGGCCGCCGCCGCCGCGTTGATCGAACTGGGCTACGACGTTGGCACCGATATTCGGGTGATCTCGTTGGCCGATGAATCACCGGCTGCCGGGCTGATCAACGAGGGCGACCGGATTCTCACGGCCGGCGGACAGAGCCTCGCCGACGTCACGGAGCTGCGAGAGATCATCAACTCTGGTGATGGTGACCCCGTCGAGCTGACGATCGAACGGGACGGTGAACAGCGCACCGAGACGGTAACGCCGACCCAATCGACGATCGATGGCGTGCCATCGTGGGTGATCGGCGTGAGCATCTCTACGACCTACGATCTCCCGATCGACGTCACGATTCAGCTCGATAACGTCGGTGGTCCGTCCGCGGGCATGATGTTCGCGCTCGGCATCATCGATGTCCTCACAGAAGAAGATCTGACGGGTGGGCACACGATCGCCGGTACGGGAACGATCGACGCAGCAGGAACAATTGGTCCTATCGGCGGGATCCGGCAGAAACTCTACGGAGCGCGTGACGCCGGAGCGGAGGTTTTCCTGGCACCCGCGGCGAACTGCTCCGAAGTTATGGGCCATATTCCGCCCGGCCTCGAGGTCGCCAGCGTTGAGACCCTCGATGATGCTCTCACGGCCGTGCGGGCGGTTGCTGCTGGCGAGACAGAAGATCTGCGAACCTGCTGA